A region of Sphingobium baderi DNA encodes the following proteins:
- a CDS encoding M56 family metallopeptidase, which yields MSIWLAETLIATTLLMALVMMVRRPVARWIGAGVAYWLWALPLARMLLPTLPSQVAAPSPLQTAVDQSGIPEFMTVISVSSPANAPSSAPWLEIAIAVWLCGVVAFLALQLVGYIRFRQHMLEGATLIEQERRIRIITSPQAGGPLAFGVLRPYIVLPVDFELRFDAEEQAMAIAHERAHHDHGDLAANMAALLLLAIHWCNPVAWIAYRAYRADQEQACDARVLALYGQDQAHAYGRAILKAAGGRQFAGACHLTRIAALKGRLKMLSNHEMSLRRISWGMALVGLATVTGLALTASGGRAARQMSAITEQVETVDFTRLSDLVAQPAHADEPATMQTADAPEAVDAPPAAPAIAQAHHAVPFAPVAPPPPMAPTADMVPPVPPLPPVPPVARVSDAGMEAYAIPSEADIRRRIPNVDVRNGCDGDQTVSHRETVGADGRRHIRVRICETAIKAQASNAARAGLIKARVEAARAMKMSDEIRAEVLRDLDEEIARIDNRAGD from the coding sequence ATGAGCATCTGGCTCGCTGAAACCCTGATCGCCACGACTTTACTGATGGCGCTGGTCATGATGGTCCGCCGCCCGGTCGCGCGGTGGATAGGGGCGGGCGTCGCCTATTGGCTCTGGGCTTTGCCGCTGGCGCGGATGCTGTTGCCCACCTTGCCCAGCCAGGTCGCGGCGCCGTCTCCGCTCCAGACGGCCGTCGATCAGTCCGGTATTCCCGAGTTCATGACCGTTATATCCGTTTCGTCTCCAGCCAACGCCCCATCCAGCGCTCCATGGCTGGAAATCGCAATCGCGGTCTGGCTGTGCGGCGTGGTCGCTTTCCTGGCCTTGCAGTTGGTCGGCTATATCCGTTTTCGGCAGCATATGCTGGAGGGCGCGACTCTGATCGAGCAGGAAAGGCGCATTCGGATCATCACCAGCCCACAGGCTGGCGGTCCGCTCGCCTTTGGTGTGTTGCGCCCTTATATCGTGCTGCCGGTCGATTTCGAACTGCGCTTCGACGCGGAGGAACAGGCGATGGCGATCGCCCATGAACGGGCGCATCACGACCATGGTGATCTGGCCGCGAACATGGCCGCGCTGCTGTTGCTGGCGATCCATTGGTGCAATCCGGTCGCATGGATCGCCTATCGGGCCTATCGCGCCGATCAGGAGCAGGCGTGCGACGCCCGCGTGCTGGCGCTCTACGGTCAGGATCAGGCCCATGCCTATGGCCGCGCCATCCTGAAGGCGGCAGGTGGGCGTCAATTCGCCGGAGCCTGCCATCTCACCCGTATCGCTGCCTTGAAGGGGAGGCTGAAAATGCTCTCGAACCATGAAATGTCGCTCCGCCGGATCAGCTGGGGCATGGCCCTTGTGGGGCTGGCGACGGTCACTGGACTGGCCCTGACGGCGTCGGGCGGGCGGGCCGCGCGGCAGATGTCAGCTATTACGGAACAGGTGGAAACCGTCGATTTCACGCGGCTTTCTGATCTGGTCGCTCAGCCTGCCCATGCGGATGAACCCGCGACCATGCAAACGGCCGATGCGCCGGAGGCGGTGGACGCGCCGCCCGCCGCGCCGGCCATAGCGCAGGCCCATCACGCCGTGCCTTTTGCCCCCGTCGCGCCGCCCCCGCCAATGGCGCCCACGGCTGACATGGTGCCGCCGGTTCCCCCCTTGCCGCCGGTTCCGCCTGTCGCCCGTGTTTCCGATGCGGGGATGGAGGCTTATGCCATCCCGAGCGAGGCAGACATCCGCCGCAGAATTCCCAATGTCGATGTTCGCAATGGCTGCGATGGCGATCAGACCGTCAGTCATCGGGAAACCGTGGGCGCCGATGGCCGCCGTCATATCCGCGTCCGTATCTGCGAAACCGCGATCAAAGCGCAGGCCAGCAATGCGGCCCGGGCAGGCCTTATCAAGGCTCGGGTGGAGGCTGCGCGCGCCATGAAGATGTCGGATGAAATCCGGGCCGAAGTACTGCGTGATCTGGATGAGGAAATTGCCCGGATCGACAACCGCGCCGGAGATTGA
- a CDS encoding BlaI/MecI/CopY family transcriptional regulator — translation MAVSEKISEAELVVMEALWQRAPLTAADVAGRVTADRGWSVQTVKTLLSRLMAKDIIAADQDGRRFLYRPMVAREDYVASESGRLVKRLFGGRISPLVAQLAQQDQLTADDIAELEGILKGLKS, via the coding sequence ATGGCTGTCAGTGAAAAGATCAGCGAAGCCGAACTGGTGGTGATGGAGGCTTTGTGGCAGCGGGCGCCACTCACCGCCGCCGACGTTGCCGGCCGGGTGACGGCGGATCGCGGCTGGAGCGTGCAAACGGTCAAGACGCTGCTTTCCCGCCTGATGGCGAAGGACATCATCGCCGCTGATCAGGACGGGCGCCGCTTTCTCTATCGCCCCATGGTCGCGCGGGAGGATTATGTCGCGAGCGAATCCGGGCGGCTGGTCAAACGCCTGTTCGGCGGCCGTATATCGCCGCTCGTAGCCCAGCTTGCCCAGCAGGACCAGTTGACGGCGGATGACATCGCGGAACTGGAAGGCATATTGAAGGGGCTGAAATCATGA
- the grxD gene encoding Grx4 family monothiol glutaredoxin: protein MTDVAQQRIAEIVNGNDVVLFMKGTPLFPQCGFSSRAIAILEHLGVAYESVDVLQDQSIRQGIKSFSDWPTIPQLYVKGEFVGGSDIMMEMYEAGELHQLMTDQGVALAS from the coding sequence ATGACCGACGTCGCGCAGCAGCGGATTGCCGAGATCGTCAATGGCAATGACGTGGTGCTCTTCATGAAGGGCACGCCGCTTTTCCCGCAATGCGGCTTTTCCAGCCGCGCCATCGCCATATTGGAACATCTCGGCGTAGCTTATGAAAGTGTCGACGTGTTGCAAGATCAGTCGATCCGGCAAGGCATCAAGAGCTTTTCCGATTGGCCGACTATCCCCCAGCTTTATGTGAAGGGCGAATTTGTCGGTGGCAGCGACATCATGATGGAAATGTATGAAGCGGGCGAGCTGCACCAGCTGATGACGGATCAGGGCGTCGCTCTGGCCAGCTGA
- a CDS encoding BolA family protein has translation MPMAADEIADMIRAAIPDAQVEITDLAGDGDHYSARVVSESFRGLTRVAQQRAVYAALGGRMGGVLHALQLTTAVPN, from the coding sequence ATGCCGATGGCCGCCGATGAAATAGCCGACATGATCCGGGCCGCGATCCCGGACGCGCAGGTGGAGATCACCGATCTGGCCGGCGACGGCGATCATTATTCCGCCCGCGTGGTATCCGAAAGTTTTCGCGGCCTGACACGCGTCGCACAACAGCGCGCCGTCTATGCCGCGCTGGGCGGCCGGATGGGCGGCGTCCTCCACGCCTTGCAACTGACCACTGCCGTTCCCAACTAA
- a CDS encoding DUF1476 domain-containing protein has protein sequence MTTFDDRERAFENMFAHDAEMQFRIQARRNRLVGEWAAARMGLTPEETDAYAKAVVQADFEEAGDEDVIRKLLGDMTQAGVDIDEASVRTALEEQQVIARRQFIEAQ, from the coding sequence ATGACCACTTTTGACGATCGCGAACGGGCTTTTGAAAATATGTTCGCGCATGACGCGGAAATGCAATTCCGCATTCAGGCGCGCCGCAACCGCCTCGTCGGTGAATGGGCGGCCGCCAGAATGGGCCTGACGCCGGAAGAGACCGACGCCTATGCCAAGGCCGTTGTGCAGGCGGATTTCGAGGAAGCGGGCGACGAGGATGTGATCCGCAAGCTTCTGGGCGACATGACGCAGGCGGGCGTCGACATTGATGAAGCGTCTGTGCGTACCGCGTTGGAAGAACAGCAGGTGATCGCTCGCCGCCAGTTCATCGAAGCCCAGTAA
- the leuD gene encoding 3-isopropylmalate dehydratase small subunit, protein MEKLTEVEGRAYPFGMKNVDTDIVIPAHWLKTISRTGLGKGAFEVLRKEPGNVFDDPEYAGSPILIAGDNFGCGSSREHAAWALADLGIKVVIAPSFSDIFSGNAFKNGILTVVLPQEAIDRLMEVAKSDPIHVDLEHQTVTTRFQDRFAFEIDPFRKHCLLGGLDEIGLTLDNRSEIDRYEDRLAAEKPWLVPTVA, encoded by the coding sequence ATGGAAAAACTGACTGAAGTCGAAGGCCGGGCCTATCCGTTCGGCATGAAGAATGTCGACACCGACATCGTCATCCCCGCGCATTGGCTCAAGACGATCAGCCGCACCGGGCTTGGCAAGGGCGCGTTCGAAGTGCTGCGGAAGGAACCGGGCAACGTCTTCGACGATCCGGAATATGCGGGCAGCCCGATTCTGATCGCGGGCGACAATTTCGGCTGCGGGTCGAGCCGCGAACATGCGGCATGGGCGTTGGCGGACCTTGGCATCAAGGTCGTGATCGCGCCCAGCTTTTCGGACATTTTTTCGGGCAACGCCTTCAAGAACGGCATACTGACCGTGGTTCTGCCGCAGGAAGCGATCGACCGGCTGATGGAGGTCGCGAAGAGCGATCCGATCCATGTGGATCTGGAACATCAGACGGTGACGACGCGGTTCCAGGATCGTTTCGCGTTCGAGATCGATCCTTTTCGCAAGCATTGCCTGCTGGGTGGTCTGGATGAAATCGGTCTGACGCTGGATAACAGGAGCGAAATCGACCGTTATGAGGACAGGCTTGCGGCCGAAAAGCCCTGGCTCGTTCCGACCGTTGCCTAA
- the leuC gene encoding 3-isopropylmalate dehydratase large subunit, whose product MVKPSTLYEKIWDSHVIERRPDGTCLIYIDRHLVHEVTSPQAFEGLRLAGRKVRRPDLTLAVPDHNLPTTPRRDAAGNRIPIADPQSAQQLAALERNAPEFGVRLFGDTDPQQGIVHVVGPEQGFTLPGTTLVCGDSHTSSHGALGALAFGIGTSEVEHVLATQTLLLKQSKTMEVRIDGELGFGVTPKDVALAICQHIGTAGGTGYVMEYRGSVFRDMSIEGRLTVANMSIEAGARSGLFAPDEKTFAYLKGRPMAPKGEAWDAALAWWKTLKTDEGAVFDKVVVIDAADIVPNVTWGTSPEDVVAVTGVVPDPESFADASKRAAAQKSLDYMGLTPGQRMQDVPVEHIFIGSCTNSRIEDLRAAAALLKGRHVASGIKQAMVVPGSGLVKLQAEAEGLDRIFKEAGFEWREPGCSACLGMNPDKVPAGERCASTSNRNFMGRQGPGSRTHLVSPAMAAAAAVTGRLTDVRELLDNKEGAVA is encoded by the coding sequence ATGGTCAAGCCGAGCACTCTCTACGAAAAAATCTGGGACTCCCACGTCATCGAACGCCGTCCCGATGGAACCTGTCTGATCTATATCGACCGCCACCTTGTGCACGAGGTGACGAGTCCTCAGGCGTTCGAGGGGCTACGCCTTGCCGGGCGCAAAGTGCGCCGTCCCGACCTGACGCTGGCGGTGCCGGATCATAACCTGCCCACTACGCCGCGTCGAGATGCCGCCGGCAACCGCATCCCGATCGCGGACCCGCAAAGCGCGCAGCAACTGGCCGCGCTGGAGCGCAATGCGCCCGAATTCGGCGTGCGCCTGTTCGGCGATACCGATCCGCAGCAAGGCATCGTCCATGTCGTCGGGCCGGAACAGGGTTTCACGCTGCCGGGCACCACGCTGGTATGCGGTGACAGCCACACCAGTTCGCACGGTGCGCTGGGGGCGCTGGCCTTTGGCATCGGCACCAGCGAGGTGGAGCATGTGCTTGCCACGCAGACGCTGCTGCTCAAACAATCGAAGACGATGGAAGTCCGTATCGACGGCGAACTGGGCTTTGGCGTCACGCCCAAAGATGTGGCGCTCGCCATCTGCCAGCATATCGGTACGGCGGGCGGCACCGGCTATGTCATGGAATATCGTGGCTCGGTGTTCCGCGACATGTCTATCGAGGGACGGCTGACGGTTGCCAACATGTCGATCGAGGCCGGCGCGCGATCCGGCCTGTTCGCGCCGGACGAAAAGACTTTCGCTTATTTGAAGGGCCGCCCGATGGCTCCGAAAGGCGAAGCATGGGACGCCGCCTTAGCCTGGTGGAAGACGCTCAAGACTGACGAAGGCGCAGTGTTCGACAAGGTGGTGGTGATCGACGCCGCCGACATCGTGCCCAATGTCACCTGGGGCACCAGTCCCGAAGACGTGGTGGCCGTGACGGGGGTGGTGCCGGACCCGGAAAGCTTCGCCGATGCCTCCAAGCGCGCCGCCGCGCAGAAGTCGCTCGATTATATGGGGCTGACGCCGGGGCAGCGGATGCAGGACGTGCCGGTCGAGCATATCTTCATCGGCAGTTGCACCAATAGCCGGATCGAGGATCTGCGCGCTGCCGCCGCTCTGCTCAAGGGTCGTCATGTCGCCAGCGGCATCAAGCAGGCGATGGTCGTTCCTGGCTCCGGCTTGGTGAAGTTGCAGGCGGAGGCCGAAGGGCTGGACCGCATCTTCAAGGAAGCGGGCTTCGAATGGCGCGAGCCGGGCTGCTCGGCCTGTCTGGGCATGAACCCGGACAAGGTGCCCGCGGGCGAGCGCTGCGCGTCGACCAGCAACCGCAATTTCATGGGGCGGCAGGGACCGGGATCGCGCACGCATCTCGTCTCGCCGGCCATGGCGGCGGCGGCGGCAGTAACGGGCCGCCTGACCGATGTGCGCGAACTGTTGGATAATAAGGAAGGGGCGGTCGCATGA
- a CDS encoding glutathione S-transferase family protein — translation MPFTLITANRNYSSWSLRPWVLMKALDIPFADRIEPFTQVSNYAAFRDFSPTGQVPVLVDGDRTVWDSLGIALYLGDRHPAVWPQEEAVRAWAQCAVAEMHSGFGALRQDCTMNVGIRVELHMPSPALNRDIARLRELLEEGLARFGGPFLAGSAFTAADAFYAPVAFRVRTYGLDIGPVARGWVDHMLGLPAMREWEAAALAETWREESHEAEVAAAGRVVADHRAI, via the coding sequence ATGCCCTTCACGCTCATCACCGCGAATCGCAATTATTCGAGCTGGTCGCTTCGGCCATGGGTGTTGATGAAGGCGCTGGACATACCATTCGCCGACCGGATCGAGCCTTTCACGCAGGTCAGCAACTATGCGGCCTTCCGCGATTTTTCGCCGACCGGACAGGTGCCCGTCCTTGTCGATGGCGATCGGACCGTCTGGGATTCGCTGGGCATCGCGCTCTATCTCGGCGACCGCCATCCCGCTGTCTGGCCGCAGGAAGAAGCCGTCCGCGCATGGGCGCAATGCGCCGTAGCGGAAATGCACAGCGGCTTTGGCGCCCTGCGTCAGGATTGCACGATGAATGTCGGCATCCGCGTGGAATTGCACATGCCATCGCCCGCGCTCAATCGCGACATCGCGCGCCTGCGGGAATTGTTGGAGGAGGGGTTGGCGCGCTTTGGCGGTCCTTTCCTGGCCGGTTCGGCATTTACCGCCGCCGATGCCTTCTACGCGCCCGTGGCTTTTCGCGTGCGGACTTATGGACTGGACATCGGGCCGGTGGCGCGGGGCTGGGTAGATCATATGCTGGGGCTTCCGGCCATGCGCGAGTGGGAAGCTGCTGCTCTGGCGGAAACATGGCGCGAGGAAAGCCACGAAGCGGAAGTCGCCGCGGCTGGCCGGGTTGTCGCGGACCATCGCGCCATATAA
- a CDS encoding isocitrate lyase, translating to MTYQQEIAKAGTLIGGQAHWDGIAPESVARMRLQNRFHTGLDIARATAAIMRRDMAAYDADPAAYTQSLGCWHGFIGQQKLISIKKHFGSTKGKYLYLSGWMIAALRSEFGPLPDQSMHEKTSVPALIEELYTFLRQADARELSLLFRDLDKARETGNEVEIQRLTHAIDNHETHVVPIIADIDAGFGNAEATYLLAKKMIEAGACALQIENQVSDEKQCGHQDGKVTVPHEDFLAKIRACRYAFLELGVDDGIIVARTDSLGAGLTKQIAYSREPGDLGDQYNSFLDCDEVDLNGIGNGDVIISRDGKLLRPKRLPSNLYQFRSGTGEDRCVLDCITSLRNGADLLWIETEKPHVEQIASMVDRIREVIPNAKLVYNNSPSFNWTLNFRQQIFDRWQVEGKDVSAYDRAKLMSADYDATDLAVEADEKIRTFQKDAAARAGIFHHLITLPTYHTAALSTDNLAKDYFGDAGMLGYVAGVQRKEIRQGIACVKHQNMSGSDIGDDHKEYFAGEAALKAGGVRNTMNQFAA from the coding sequence ATGACCTACCAGCAGGAAATCGCGAAAGCCGGCACGCTGATCGGCGGGCAAGCTCATTGGGACGGCATCGCACCCGAATCCGTCGCCCGGATGCGCCTTCAGAACCGCTTCCACACCGGCCTTGACATTGCGCGCGCCACCGCCGCGATCATGCGCCGCGACATGGCGGCCTATGACGCCGATCCGGCAGCCTATACCCAGTCGCTCGGCTGCTGGCATGGTTTCATCGGGCAGCAGAAGCTCATCTCGATCAAGAAGCATTTCGGATCGACCAAGGGCAAATATCTCTATCTCTCCGGCTGGATGATCGCTGCGCTGCGGTCCGAATTCGGCCCGCTGCCCGACCAGTCGATGCATGAAAAGACCAGCGTTCCCGCGCTGATCGAAGAACTCTACACTTTCCTGCGCCAGGCCGACGCGCGCGAGCTCAGCCTCCTGTTCCGTGATCTCGACAAGGCCCGCGAAACCGGCAACGAGGTCGAAATCCAGCGCCTCACGCATGCCATTGACAATCATGAAACCCATGTCGTGCCGATCATCGCGGACATCGACGCGGGCTTCGGCAATGCCGAGGCGACCTACCTCCTCGCCAAGAAGATGATCGAGGCGGGCGCCTGCGCGCTCCAGATCGAAAATCAGGTGTCCGACGAAAAGCAATGCGGCCATCAGGACGGCAAGGTCACGGTCCCGCATGAGGACTTCCTGGCGAAGATCCGCGCCTGCCGCTATGCCTTTCTGGAACTGGGCGTGGACGACGGCATCATCGTCGCCCGCACGGACTCGCTGGGCGCGGGGCTCACCAAGCAGATCGCCTATAGCCGCGAGCCGGGCGACCTTGGCGATCAGTATAACAGCTTTCTCGACTGCGATGAGGTCGACCTGAACGGGATCGGTAATGGCGATGTCATCATCAGCCGCGACGGCAAGCTGTTGCGTCCAAAGCGCCTGCCGTCGAACCTCTATCAGTTCCGCTCCGGCACGGGCGAGGATCGCTGCGTCCTCGATTGCATCACTTCGCTCCGGAACGGCGCGGACCTGCTGTGGATCGAAACGGAGAAGCCGCATGTCGAACAGATCGCGAGCATGGTCGACCGCATCCGCGAAGTCATCCCCAACGCGAAGCTGGTCTATAATAATTCGCCCAGTTTCAACTGGACGCTGAACTTCCGCCAGCAGATATTCGACCGCTGGCAGGTGGAGGGCAAGGATGTGTCAGCCTATGACCGTGCAAAATTGATGAGCGCAGACTATGACGCGACTGACCTCGCCGTCGAGGCCGATGAGAAGATCCGCACCTTCCAGAAGGATGCGGCTGCGCGGGCTGGCATCTTCCATCACCTCATCACGCTGCCGACTTATCACACGGCGGCGCTCAGCACCGACAATCTGGCCAAGGACTATTTCGGCGATGCGGGTATGCTGGGTTATGTCGCGGGGGTTCAGCGTAAGGAAATCCGCCAGGGCATCGCCTGCGTGAAGCATCAGAATATGTCGGGTTCCGACATCGGCGACGATCACAAGGAATATTTCGCCGGCGAAGCCGCGTTGAAAGCGGGCGGCGTCCGCAACACCATGAACCAGTTCGCCGCATAG
- a CDS encoding helix-turn-helix domain-containing protein: MAKDRPVYMGPRLRRLRRELGLTQADMAADLEISASYVALLERNQRPLTADMLLRLARTYRLDMSELAGDGGAEQTARLQTVLKDPMFADIDLPALATQDVAVNYPGMTEALLRLYTAYREEQLALADRGANMDGERMEAGDASDPVAESRRFVAARRNSFPLLDDAGEVLAAEIKGAGDLHAWLKAKHGLRVRRLPSEVMAGSMRRLDRHRDAVLIDDALDGASTSFQLALQIAYLEMREAFDTLLKEGQFASESGRRLTRRALASYGAAAILMPYTAFAKAVEARHYDVEALARQFGASFEQTAHRLTTLQKPGQERVPFFFIRVDPAGNVSKRLDGAGFPFARHGGSCPLWSVHRVFETPREVVTQWLELPDGERFFSIARSVRAGGGGWGAPRVDRAIALCCAAEHAHRLIYTQDTAPSEPTPIGVTCRLCHRSQCLARSAPPIGRDMLPDDFRRTHAPFGFADG, translated from the coding sequence ATGGCCAAGGATCGTCCGGTTTACATGGGGCCGCGCTTGCGAAGGTTGCGCCGCGAACTGGGGCTGACGCAGGCCGACATGGCGGCGGACCTGGAGATTTCCGCATCCTATGTCGCGCTGCTGGAACGTAATCAGAGGCCGCTAACCGCCGATATGCTGCTGCGGCTGGCGCGGACATACCGGCTGGACATGAGCGAACTGGCGGGAGACGGCGGCGCGGAGCAGACAGCGCGTTTGCAGACGGTTCTGAAAGACCCGATGTTCGCCGATATCGACCTGCCCGCCCTCGCGACGCAGGATGTCGCGGTCAACTATCCCGGCATGACCGAAGCTCTGCTGCGGCTCTACACCGCCTATCGCGAGGAACAACTCGCGCTGGCCGACAGGGGCGCGAACATGGACGGGGAACGCATGGAGGCCGGAGACGCCTCTGACCCGGTGGCGGAATCGCGGCGTTTCGTGGCGGCGCGGCGGAACAGCTTTCCGCTGCTGGACGATGCGGGCGAAGTGCTGGCGGCGGAGATCAAGGGCGCGGGCGACCTCCATGCATGGCTCAAGGCAAAGCATGGGCTGCGGGTGCGGCGATTGCCTTCGGAGGTGATGGCGGGGTCGATGCGGCGGCTGGACCGGCATCGCGACGCAGTGCTGATCGACGATGCTCTGGACGGGGCCAGCACCAGCTTCCAGCTTGCGCTGCAGATCGCCTATCTGGAGATGCGGGAGGCCTTCGATACGCTGCTGAAGGAAGGGCAGTTCGCCAGCGAAAGCGGGCGGCGGCTGACGCGGCGGGCGCTGGCGAGCTATGGCGCGGCGGCGATCCTGATGCCCTACACGGCCTTTGCCAAGGCGGTGGAGGCGCGGCATTACGATGTGGAGGCGCTGGCGCGACAGTTCGGCGCCAGTTTCGAACAGACAGCGCACCGGCTGACCACCCTGCAAAAGCCGGGGCAGGAGCGCGTGCCTTTCTTCTTCATCCGGGTCGATCCGGCGGGCAATGTCAGCAAGCGGCTGGACGGGGCGGGCTTTCCCTTTGCGCGCCATGGGGGGTCATGCCCGCTCTGGTCGGTGCATCGGGTGTTCGAAACCCCGCGCGAGGTGGTGACGCAATGGCTGGAGCTGCCCGATGGCGAGCGGTTCTTCTCCATCGCGCGGTCAGTGCGGGCGGGCGGCGGCGGATGGGGAGCGCCGCGCGTCGACCGGGCGATCGCGCTCTGCTGCGCGGCGGAGCACGCCCATCGGCTGATCTATACGCAGGATACCGCGCCGTCAGAACCGACGCCCATCGGCGTGACATGCCGCCTGTGCCACCGCAGCCAGTGCCTGGCGCGATCCGCCCCGCCCATCGGCCGCGACATGTTGCCCGACGATTTCCGGCGCACCCATGCGCCCTTTGGATTTGCGGACGGGTGA
- a CDS encoding NosD domain-containing protein, with protein MRILSTIVLVSAAVAATALAQVAPAPFTVAETGQAFGSLADAVNAIGHAKGTVVIAPGTYRQCAVQEGGDVTFTAATPGTAIFDGATCEGKAALVLRGSASKVDGIVFQNLRVPDGNGAGIRLESGNLTVTNSLFRNSEEGILSGDAPGSSVTIDKSTFRHLGRCDRDLDCAHGIYIGHYGSLTVTRSRFDQGDGGHYLKTRTPRVTITGNSFDDSAGHLTNYMIDLSNGASGTITGNEMVQGKDKDNYSAFITVAPEGREHDSSGLSIAGNSASFVPGLSRSSSFVANFTDDAVKIGANKLASGIKVSDRR; from the coding sequence ATGCGTATCCTCTCCACCATCGTGCTCGTTTCCGCCGCCGTCGCCGCCACCGCGTTGGCGCAGGTGGCCCCCGCGCCCTTCACCGTCGCGGAAACGGGGCAGGCGTTCGGTTCGCTCGCCGATGCCGTGAACGCTATCGGCCATGCGAAGGGGACGGTGGTGATCGCGCCCGGCACCTATCGCCAGTGCGCGGTGCAGGAGGGCGGCGACGTCACCTTTACCGCAGCGACCCCCGGCACGGCCATATTCGATGGCGCGACCTGTGAGGGCAAGGCGGCGCTGGTCCTGCGCGGCAGCGCAAGCAAGGTGGACGGCATCGTCTTTCAGAACCTGCGCGTGCCCGACGGCAACGGCGCGGGCATCCGTCTGGAAAGCGGCAACCTTACCGTCACCAACAGCCTGTTCCGCAATAGCGAGGAAGGCATCCTCTCCGGCGATGCGCCGGGAAGCAGCGTGACCATCGACAAGTCGACCTTTCGCCATCTGGGCCGATGCGACCGTGACCTGGACTGCGCGCATGGCATCTATATCGGCCATTATGGCAGCCTTACCGTCACTCGCTCCCGTTTCGATCAGGGCGACGGCGGCCATTATCTGAAAACCCGCACGCCGCGCGTCACCATCACCGGCAACAGCTTCGACGACAGCGCCGGGCACCTCACCAACTATATGATCGACCTGTCCAACGGCGCGAGCGGCACGATCACCGGCAATGAAATGGTGCAGGGCAAGGACAAGGATAATTACAGCGCTTTCATCACCGTCGCCCCCGAAGGCCGGGAACATGACAGTTCGGGCCTCTCCATCGCGGGCAACAGCGCGTCCTTCGTGCCGGGGCTTTCGCGCAGCAGCAGCTTCGTCGCCAATTTCACCGATGACGCGGTAAAGATCGGCGCGAACAAGCTGGCGAGCGGCATCAAGGTTTCCGACCGCCGCTAA
- a CDS encoding DUF3060 domain-containing protein: MNRVLLSGVATLLVVGTLPMAAFAQASFTGAGQTTELDCGGESASITGAGNQVHISGDCRLVTIEGADNRVHLSMAKGGTIHVTGASNEIHWSTPDGSRPRIQITGADNRISPMK; encoded by the coding sequence ATGAACCGAGTCCTTCTGAGCGGCGTCGCGACTTTATTAGTCGTGGGGACGTTGCCGATGGCGGCGTTCGCGCAGGCCAGCTTCACTGGCGCGGGACAGACCACCGAGCTTGATTGCGGAGGCGAGTCCGCCTCCATCACGGGTGCGGGCAATCAGGTGCATATTTCCGGTGATTGCCGCCTGGTCACTATCGAAGGCGCAGACAACCGCGTCCACCTGTCCATGGCCAAGGGCGGCACCATCCACGTCACCGGCGCAAGCAACGAAATCCACTGGTCGACGCCGGATGGCTCCCGGCCCCGGATTCAGATAACGGGCGCTGACAATCGCATCAGCCCGATGAAGTGA